The nucleotide sequence TCTTGCGAGGTTATGCGGTATTAGCTACCGTTTCCAGTAGTTATCCCCCTCCATCAGGCAGTTTCCCAGACATTACTCACCCGTCCGCCGCTCGTCACCCAAGGAGCAAGCTCCTCTGTGCTACCGCTCGACTTGCATGTGTTAGGCCTGCCGCCAGCGTTCAATCTGAGCCATGATCAAACTCTTCAATTTAAGATTTGTTTGATTTGCTGAACTCGTCAGCGATGCTCAAAGAATTAAAACTGTTTATTCGTAATGAATTTACTGTTGTTCACTCTTCAAGACTTTTTATATCGTTAAGATACGGTCTTGTGAGTGCCCACACAGATTGTCTGATTAAATTGTTAAAGAGCAGTGCGTTGTGGCCTTAACCACTTCGCGAGGTGGCGTATATTACGCTTTTCACCTTCAGAGTCAACGCTTATTTTAAAGCGTTTTCTCTTTCTTTACCGACCCGGTTGTGAATCACAGCGCCGTGTCGATGGAGGCGCATTATAGGCAGCCGATTCAGAAGCGCAAGCAAATCTAGTAAACTTTTTTCTGTTTGCGCATCTTTCATTCGTTCCGCTGATTAAGTGCGCGTTTTTATCCATTTTGGCAGGTCTGCAAGACTTTCCAACACGCTATCAGCCAGCATTTCGCCTTGTTCGGTGACAGGTTTGCCCGAGCGAACCAACAGTTTGGTTCCTACCCCTGCGCCAATTGCAGCCTGCATATCCTCTAATTTGTCACCCACCATATAAGACGCCGCCATATCAATGTGCAGATCGCGTTGTGCAGAAAGCAACATGCCTGGCTCAGGCTTTCGGCAATCACAAGTCTGGCGGTACTCATCTTTCCCAGCTTCAGGGTGATGCGGACAAAAATAGATGCCATCCAGATCAATACCACGATCTGCCAGCGACCAGTCCATCCACTCTGTCAGTTGCATAAACTGATCTTCTGTAAACTTGCCACGGGCGATGCCGGACTGATTCGTCACCACAACCAGCGCAAACCCCATATTTTTCAACTCACGCATGGCATCGATGACGCCATCAATAAATTGAAAATGGTCAATGTCATGAACATAACCGTGATCGACATTGATCGTGCCGTCACGATCAAGAAAAATTGCTGGAACGCTTTGTGCCACTGACTTTGCTCCTGAATGGCCTAAATTACGCAGTAGTATCGCATGTTTTCGCCTATAGGGAGAATGCAGAGCCTTGACAATCCCGATTGACTTAGACGTCTAGACGCCCTAACATCCATTTCATCTTCTGTTAATACAGAAACGGATTTATCCAGCCATAGGCACTCACGATAAAAAACATATGATTGAACTTTCTAATATTACTAAGGTTTTTCAGCAAAACGGGCGGACCATTACCGCGCTTGCTGATGTCAGCCTTCATGTTCCTACCGGGCAAATCTATGGTGTTATCGGCGCATCGGGCGCAGGTAAAAGTACACTCATCCGCTGCGTCAATTTATTGGAGCGCCCGACAGAAGGGAAAGTGCTGGTTGATGGGCAAGAGCTGACCCAACTGTCGGATAGCCAGTTGACGCGCGCACGCCGCCAAATCGGCATGATTTTCCAACATTTCAACTTGCTCGCTTCACGTACCGTTTTTGGCAATATTGCGCTACCGCTGGAATTAGATAACACGCCAAAAGCTGACATTACCCGGCGGGTCAATGAATTGTTGGATTTGGTTGGGCTTGCAGATAAGCACGACGTGTATCCCGCCAATTTGTCCGGCGGACAAAAACAGCGTGTCGCCATTGCCCGTGCGTTGGCGAGCAATCCCAAAGTTCTGCTGTGTGACGAAGCAACCAGCGCGTTGGATCCAGCAACGACCCGGTCGATTCTTGAGTTACTGAAAGATATCAATCGCCGCCTCGGCCTAACCATTCTTCTTATTACACATGAAATGGATGTGGTGAAGCGTATTTGCGATCAGGTTGCGGTAATCAGCGATGGACGACTCATCGAGCAGGACACGGTCAGCGAAGTCTTTTCACATCCGAAAACGCCGCTGGCACAAAAATTCATTCAGTCCACGCTGCACCTGGACATCCCTGACGATTACCTCATCCGTCTGTCCCCCGACTATCGCCCAGATACCACGCCGTTATTACGGATGGAATTTACCGGCAAATCGGTAGATGCCCCGCTGCTCTCCGAGGTTGCTCGACGCTTTAACGTCAACAACAACATTATCAGTGCCCAGATGGATTATGCCGGTGGCGTCAAGTTCGGCATCATGCTGGCAGAAATGCACGGCAACGATGCGGATATTAAAGCCGCAATCCAATTCCTGCAGGAAAGTCACGTTACAATTGAGGTTCTGGGTTATGTCTGAAGCAATGATGTGGTTAATGGCTAAGGGAATATGGGAAACCGTCGCAATGACGTTCGTTTCTGGTTTCTTTGGCTTTGTGCTTGGCTTACCCGTGGGAGTCTTATTGTATACCACGCGTCCGGGGCAGATTATCGCCAATCCAAAGCTCTACCGGACCGTTTCTGCACTGGTAAATATTTTCCGCTCGATTCCATTCATTATTTTGCTGGTATGGATGATTCCTTTTACTCGCATGATTGTTGGAACCTCTATTGGCCTGCAAGCGGCGATCGTTCCTCTCACCGTCGGTGCCGCACCGTTTATTGCCCGCATGGTGGAAAACGCGCTGCTTGAAATTCCGACTGGCCTGATTGAAGCAGCTCGTGCGATGGGTGCGACGCCGATGCAAATCGTCAGAAAGATACTCCTGCCAGAAGCATTACCGGGCCTTATTAATGCCGCAACCATCACGCTAATCACGCTCGTAGGCTATTCTGCTATGGGTGGAGCCGTGGGTGCAGGCGGCTTAGGACAAATTGGTTATCAGTATGGTTATATTGGTTATAACGCGACGGTCATGAATACGGTATTAATATTACTGGTTGTTTTGGTTTACCTGATTCAATTCTGCGGCGACAGGGCAGTAAAAGCTGTCACACACAAGTAATCACCACAATACGCATTTGCCTGAAGGCATCTGCCAAGAAAATAGTTAATTAGGGGTAAGGATATGGCGATTAAACTGAAATCTATTGCGACCATTGGCGCACTTATTGGTGCTCTGGCGCTAGCGGGATGTGGTCAGGAAGAAAAGAATCCTAATCACATTAAAGTCGGCGTTATTGTTGGCGCAGAACAGCAGGTTGCTGAAGTCGCGCAGAAAGTGGCAAAAGACAAATACGGCCTGGACGTTGAATTGGTCACATTTAACGACTACGTGTTGCCAAATGAAGCCCTGAGCAAAGGCGACATCGATCTGAATGCCTTCCAGCACAAGCCTTATCTGGACCAGCAAATTAAAGATCGTGGCTACAAACTGGTTTCTGTCGGCAACAGCTTTGTCTACCCGATTGCTGGTTACTCCAAAAAAATCAAATCGCTGAATGAACTGCAAGACGGCGCTCAAGTTGCGCTGCCAAACGACCCGACCAACCTGGGCCGTTCCCTGCTGCTGCTGCAAAAAGTCGGCTTGATTAAACTGAAAGACAACGTTGGTCTGCTGCCAACCGTACTGGATGTCACTGAAAACCCGAAAAACATCAAACTGGTTGAACTGGAAGCACCACAGCTGCCACGTTCTTTAGATGACGCGCAAATCGCACTGGCTGTAATCAACACCACTTACGCTAGCCAGATTAACCTGACGCCAACTAAAGATGGCCTGTTTGTTGAAGAGAAAGATTCTCCGTATGTGAACCTGCTGGTTTCACGCGAAGATAACAAAGACGCTGAAAACGTGAAGAAATTCGTTCAGGCCTATCAGTCTGATGAAGTGAACGACGCAGCAAATAAAATCTTTAATGGCGGCGCGGTGAAAGGCTGGTAATCCAGCAATTATACGCTAAATAATTCAAGTTTTCAGTAAGGCGGCAAGGGAAGGAATCCCGATGAGCTTACTCAAGTAAGTGATTCGGGTGAGTGAACGCAGCCAACGCACATGCAACTTGAAGTATGACGTGTATACGCGTTTAATTAAAAGATATCTGTAAGACGGGCTACGGCCCGTCTTGTTATTTATGCAATTGCTTGCTTCAATACTCGCTCTTTGAGAAAAAGCAGAGGAATCCTTAATGCGTGCTGTTCCCTTTATATTGTTGGCCATGTCGCTGACAGGCTGTTCTTTATTTCAGAAGCCACCGGCACCGGCTCCTCAACCTGTTATTGAAACCAAAACCGCAGAACCCGCGCCTAAACCGAAGCCAGTCGCTCGCCCGACTCCAGCG is from Pectobacterium carotovorum and encodes:
- the gmhB gene encoding D-glycero-beta-D-manno-heptose 1,7-bisphosphate 7-phosphatase is translated as MAQSVPAIFLDRDGTINVDHGYVHDIDHFQFIDGVIDAMRELKNMGFALVVVTNQSGIARGKFTEDQFMQLTEWMDWSLADRGIDLDGIYFCPHHPEAGKDEYRQTCDCRKPEPGMLLSAQRDLHIDMAASYMVGDKLEDMQAAIGAGVGTKLLVRSGKPVTEQGEMLADSVLESLADLPKWIKTRT
- the metN gene encoding methionine ABC transporter ATP-binding protein MetN — translated: MIELSNITKVFQQNGRTITALADVSLHVPTGQIYGVIGASGAGKSTLIRCVNLLERPTEGKVLVDGQELTQLSDSQLTRARRQIGMIFQHFNLLASRTVFGNIALPLELDNTPKADITRRVNELLDLVGLADKHDVYPANLSGGQKQRVAIARALASNPKVLLCDEATSALDPATTRSILELLKDINRRLGLTILLITHEMDVVKRICDQVAVISDGRLIEQDTVSEVFSHPKTPLAQKFIQSTLHLDIPDDYLIRLSPDYRPDTTPLLRMEFTGKSVDAPLLSEVARRFNVNNNIISAQMDYAGGVKFGIMLAEMHGNDADIKAAIQFLQESHVTIEVLGYV
- a CDS encoding methionine ABC transporter permease MetI: MSEAMMWLMAKGIWETVAMTFVSGFFGFVLGLPVGVLLYTTRPGQIIANPKLYRTVSALVNIFRSIPFIILLVWMIPFTRMIVGTSIGLQAAIVPLTVGAAPFIARMVENALLEIPTGLIEAARAMGATPMQIVRKILLPEALPGLINAATITLITLVGYSAMGGAVGAGGLGQIGYQYGYIGYNATVMNTVLILLVVLVYLIQFCGDRAVKAVTHK
- a CDS encoding MetQ/NlpA family lipoprotein, whose protein sequence is MAIKLKSIATIGALIGALALAGCGQEEKNPNHIKVGVIVGAEQQVAEVAQKVAKDKYGLDVELVTFNDYVLPNEALSKGDIDLNAFQHKPYLDQQIKDRGYKLVSVGNSFVYPIAGYSKKIKSLNELQDGAQVALPNDPTNLGRSLLLLQKVGLIKLKDNVGLLPTVLDVTENPKNIKLVELEAPQLPRSLDDAQIALAVINTTYASQINLTPTKDGLFVEEKDSPYVNLLVSREDNKDAENVKKFVQAYQSDEVNDAANKIFNGGAVKGW